In the bacterium genome, one interval contains:
- a CDS encoding N-6 DNA methylase, with the protein MSDEIQFIPPGMIRCYITGKLRKDTPEEHVRQRVARSLVEEYGYPKEDIELEFTVNVGRAKKRVDIAIFSHDRDHKQEEVFLIAETKPEVVRPTDRDSGVEQLKSYLAACFKAKWGIWVGSELQAYEVSTEEDRRSPVIVADIPPYGKTQAPRITFDQLKPAEGLRDVFKRCHNYIYANDGMPKDKAFNELLKLFFCKVYDEQNTTGQMRFDVSTEERRSVLGQRRLRQRIDEMFKEVKEQFPYIFAPHDRIELSDPVLAYIVSELRRYSLLLTTADVKGEAYQEIVRENLRGSRGEFFTPPNVCQMAVRMVMATYPADKWLSLKVLDLACGTGGFLRAQMNLWRDHARSIEEQKWKDTVQASDKAAARLKDICDRLLFGIDINPELVRAAQMNLVMHGDGSTNVYQSNSLLPTGEWRDDVKAKIKPNTIDIIYTNPPFGAGPGLVVTDPHVLDQFELPKYETPSPRGSMPPEQLFIERCWQLLKPGGRLAIVLPDSILSNPGLGFVRRWILKRCRIIASIDLPVETFLAFSGTGTQTSVLILEKKSADEMRLEEASKAIQDYEVFMALCKTSGFDRRGNDLWVRTPEGEEVERLTAITVPVIDAGGAASSVEKHELRRVRDDEVANVAPLFEQWLTQGRLRRQPT; encoded by the coding sequence ATGAGTGACGAGATTCAGTTCATTCCGCCCGGCATGATTCGGTGTTACATCACAGGTAAGCTGCGCAAGGATACGCCCGAGGAGCACGTTCGCCAGCGTGTCGCTCGCAGTCTCGTGGAGGAGTACGGCTATCCGAAAGAGGACATCGAACTGGAGTTCACCGTTAACGTCGGTCGTGCAAAGAAACGCGTTGACATTGCCATCTTCAGCCACGACCGCGACCACAAGCAGGAAGAGGTATTCCTGATTGCGGAGACCAAACCGGAAGTCGTCAGACCTACGGATCGTGACAGTGGAGTTGAGCAACTCAAGTCCTACTTGGCCGCCTGCTTCAAGGCCAAGTGGGGCATATGGGTAGGCTCCGAGCTTCAGGCATATGAGGTTTCCACGGAAGAAGACCGGCGCAGCCCGGTCATAGTTGCAGACATCCCACCCTACGGCAAGACTCAGGCCCCACGTATTACCTTCGACCAACTGAAGCCCGCCGAGGGTCTCCGTGATGTGTTCAAGCGTTGCCACAACTACATCTACGCAAACGACGGGATGCCCAAGGACAAGGCCTTCAACGAACTGCTCAAACTCTTCTTCTGCAAGGTCTACGACGAGCAGAACACCACCGGCCAGATGCGCTTCGATGTGTCTACCGAAGAACGACGTTCAGTGCTCGGGCAACGTAGACTCAGGCAGCGGATAGACGAAATGTTCAAAGAGGTCAAGGAGCAGTTCCCCTACATCTTCGCCCCACATGACCGTATCGAGTTGAGTGACCCGGTGCTGGCCTACATAGTCAGCGAGCTACGACGCTACTCATTGCTGCTCACAACTGCTGACGTCAAAGGCGAAGCCTACCAAGAGATCGTTCGCGAAAACCTGCGCGGAAGCCGCGGGGAGTTCTTCACCCCACCAAACGTCTGCCAGATGGCCGTGCGAATGGTGATGGCAACCTACCCTGCGGACAAATGGCTCTCGCTCAAGGTGCTGGACCTGGCTTGCGGGACCGGCGGATTCCTGAGGGCTCAGATGAACCTCTGGCGAGACCATGCTCGCTCGATAGAAGAACAGAAATGGAAGGACACAGTCCAAGCGTCTGACAAAGCAGCGGCACGGCTCAAGGACATCTGCGACCGCCTCCTGTTTGGCATTGATATCAACCCAGAGCTAGTCCGGGCAGCACAGATGAATCTAGTGATGCACGGCGACGGGAGTACGAACGTCTACCAATCCAACTCGCTCCTCCCGACGGGCGAGTGGCGCGACGACGTCAAGGCCAAGATCAAGCCAAACACGATTGACATCATCTATACTAATCCGCCGTTCGGGGCGGGCCCGGGTCTCGTCGTCACGGACCCGCACGTGCTGGACCAATTTGAGCTGCCGAAGTACGAAACCCCCAGTCCTCGCGGTTCCATGCCACCCGAGCAGCTCTTCATAGAACGATGTTGGCAACTCCTCAAGCCCGGGGGCAGGTTGGCGATTGTCTTGCCGGACAGCATACTCAGCAACCCTGGACTCGGGTTCGTCCGACGATGGATACTCAAACGCTGCCGCATCATCGCTAGCATCGACCTTCCAGTTGAGACCTTCCTAGCTTTCAGCGGCACAGGCACGCAGACTAGTGTCCTCATACTGGAGAAGAAGAGCGCAGACGAGATGCGCCTTGAGGAGGCCAGCAAGGCTATTCAGGACTACGAGGTTTTCATGGCACTGTGCAAGACCTCCGGCTTCGACCGGCGCGGCAACGACCTATGGGTGAGGACGCCCGAGGGCGAAGAGGTAGAACGCCTTACGGCGATTACCGTGCCCGTCATTGACGCAGGCGGCGCAGCCTCAAGTGTTGAGAAGCACGAACTCCGCAGAGTTCGGGACGACGAGGTCGCTAATGTGGCCCCGCTCTTTGAACAGTGGCTGACCCAAGGCAGACTCCGCAGGCAACCCACATGA